The following DNA comes from Tepidanaerobacter syntrophicus.
GTGTGCTTACGGCCGCACCGGCTTCAATGAAAATCTCGGTTATCCCTTCACGCATCATTTCCTGATAAACTTGCTGCGTTGCAGGAATTACTATCATGCGCACATAAGGGTGAACCTTATGGCCTTTTATGACACTTGCGGCAAGCCTCATATCTTCTAACCTGCCATTGGTGCACGAACCTATTACAACTTGATCTATTTGGATATTAGAAGCCTCATCAACATCTACCACATTTTCAGGAAGGTGAGGCAGGGCAACTTTTGGCTGCATATTTTCTACGTTATACTCGATTATATCTGCATATTTAGCATTTTCATCGCTTTTGAATATATTGTAAGGTCTTTTAGCTCGACTTCTAATATATTCCAGCGTTATATCATCCGAGTTTATTATGCCGTTTTTAGCCCCTGCTTCAATGGCCATATTTGCCATGGTCAGTCTTCCGTCCATACTAAGGGAGCTGATGGCATCTCCTGTAAACTCCATGGCTTTATAAAGGGCTCCGTCAACACCGATATCTCCTATGGTGTGCAAAATCAAGTCTTTGCCTGTAATCCATTTATTCAATTTGCCGTAATAGACAAATTTTATTGTCTCGGGAACTTTAAACCAGCATTGGCCTGTCATCATAGCAAACGCCAAGTCAGTAGATCCCACTCCTGTAGAAAATGCTCCAAGGGCGCCATATGTGCATGTGTGAGAATCTGCCCCGATTACAAGATCTCCCGGCAGCACAATTCCCTGCTCCGGCAAAAGCGCATGTTCAATTCCCATGCGGCCTACTTCGTAATAATGGAGTATATTTTGTTCTTTTGCAAACTCTCTCAAAGACTTGCATAGTTCTGCTGATTTTATATCTTTATTAGGGGCAAAATGATCAGGTATAAGGGCAACCTTTTCTTGATTAAAAACTTTTTCCCCTCCTGCTTTTTTAAATTCTTCTATTGCAACAGGTCCGGTAATATCATTTGCTAAGGCAAGATCTACATCTGCCATAATAAGCTCGCCGGGCTCTACAAAATTCTTTCCTGCGTGATTTGCAAGGATTTTTTCAGTAATGGTCATTCCCATTAAAAAGCCACCTCCCTAAGACGATTTACCATTGCCATTATTCCAAAGTGTTTTATTCATTGCATTGGCATATGCCATAACACTGGCTTCAATAATATCAGTGCTCAGACCCCTGCCCAAGAATATCTTGCCATCTTTATCTACTTTTACGGTAACTTCACCTAACGCATCTTTTCCGCCGGTAACTGATTTTATGGAGTAATCAACTAGCTTGCAATCAATATTACAAGCACGTTCAAGAGCTCTGTATAGTGCATCAATAGGGCCACTGCCTGTAGCTGCTTCTTCCACAATCTCGCCATTTATGTTAACTCTAACGCTAGCAGTAGCCATTGCCTTGTTCCCCGTCGACACTTGGAAGCATTCGACTTCTATGCTTTGCGGAAGCTTAACCGCTTGATCTTCTACAATTGCTTCAATATCCAGATCTGTGACTTCTTTCTTTTTATCGGCTAGTTCTTTGAATCTTTCAAATGCCTTATCAAGTTCATCTTGCGGCAGTTCATACCCTAGTTCTTTAAGTCTTTCGGCAAAAGCATGCCTTCCCGAATGTTTACCGAGAACTAAAGTATTTGTTGCAAGGCCTATGGACTCAGGAGTCATTATTTCATAGGTAGACTTTTCGGCCAAAACCCCATGCTGGTGAATTCCCGCTTCATGAGCAAAAGCGTTTGCACCTACGACTGCTTTATTCGGTTGTATGGCTATTCCTGTAATTGTGCTTACAAGCTTGCTGGTACGATAAATTTGCCGTGTATTAATACTATGCTCCACCTTATAAAAATCTTTGCGGGTATTAAGTGCCATTACGATTTCTTCTAATGCAGCATTTCCCGCTCTCTCTCCTAATCCGTTCACAGCGCATTCGATTTGAGTTACTCCACACAGCACAGCCTCTAACGAATTTGCTACCGCCATTCCAAGATCGTCATGGCAGTGGACGCTGACTTTTGCTTTATCTATTTCGGGAACCCTTTCCATTAATGTAGTTACTAAATTAGCAAACTCTCTGGGTGTCGCGTAGCCTACCGTATCCGGGATATTAATGACCGTAGCGCCTGCTTTAATTGCTTCCGAATACAATCTGCATAGAAATTCTATGTCAGACCTGGATGCGTCCTCTGCTGAAAATTCCACATCCTCAACATAAGATTTAGCTCTTTTTACTGCAGCAACTGCAGCTTCCAAAACCTCATCTTCAGTCATCTTTAATTTATATTTCATATGAATAGGTGATGAAGCTATGAATGTATGGATTCTGGGTCTTTCCGCAGGTTTTAAGGCCTCTGCAGCTCTATCTATATCCTTAGATGTAGCTCTTGCAAGACCTGCAATAATCGGACCCCTTACTTCTTCAGCAATCGCTTTGACCGCATTAAAATCTCCGTTAGAAGCTATAGGAAAGCCTGCTTCTATCACATCCACCGACAGTTTTTCAAGCTGTTTTGCTATTTCAAGTTTCTCTTTTGCATTTAAGGAAATGCCTGGTGTTTGTTCGCCATCTCTTAAGGTTGTATCAAAAATTTCAACTTTCCTAGTCATACACATTCCACCTTTTTTGATAATTCTGATTTATTTTATTGTTCTTAAGGCTGGTATTTTTAGGAAGGCGGCGTAAAGCCGCCTTGCATTTTACGATTGTCTGTTAATATGTTTATTTCTTTTTCTTAAGCCAGGGCATCATGCTTCTTAGCTCTGCCCCTACTTTTTCTATTTGGTGCTCCGCTTCCTTTGCCTGAATTGCTCTATAGACAGGTCTTCCACTTTGATTTTCCAATATCCAGTTCTTGGTAAATTGCCCTGTCACTATCTCATCTAGCACCTTTTTCATTTCCTTGCGGGTATCTTCGTTTATGATGCGCTTGCCCACCATAAAATCTCCATATTTTGCGGTATCGCTTACGGAATATCTCATCCAGCTTAAACCGCCTTCATATATTAAGTCCACTATAAGTTTCATCTCATGTAAACACTCAAAATATGCTATCTCAGGCTGGTATCCTGCTTCCACAAGGGTTTCAAAACCGGCTTTTATAAGCTCTGAAACGCCGCCGCAAAGCACGCACTGCTCGCCGAATAAGTCAGTCTGGGTTTCTTCTGCAAAAGTGGTCTCTATAACGCCGGCACGTGTGCCGCCTATACCTCTTGCATATGCTAAAGCAATATCTTTTGCTCTGCCTGTATAGTCTTGCTCAACTGCTACGAGGCAGGGAACGCCAGCCCCTTCCTGATATGTTCTTCTTACAAGATGCCCGGGACCTTTAGGTGCCACCATAAATACGTCAACATATTCCGGTGGTATTACCTGACTGTATACAATTGCAAAACCATGAGCAAATGCAAGGGCATTTCCGGGTTTTAGATAAGGTTTAATTTCTTCTTCATAAACCTTACCCTGAATGTGGTCTGGAATTAGCATCATTATAATATCAGCCGCTTTGGCTGCTTCGCTTACTGTCTTTACTGTAAGGCCTGCCTCTTCGGCGATTTTCCAGGATTTGCTTCCTTCATACAGTCCCACAACCACATTAACTCCACTTTCCTTCAAGTTTAATGCATGTCCATGGCCTTGACTCCCATAACCTATAACTGCTACGGTTTTCCCTTCTAATAATTGTAAATCAGCATCGCTGTCATAATACATTTTTGCCATTATTAAGCTTCCTCCTCAATTTTTATGGTATTAGAACCTCTATTTACGGCAATAACGCCGGTTCTAACAAGTTCTTTTATGCCAAAGGGCCTTAAAAGCTCTTCGAATGCGGATACTTTGTCCTTGTCACCGGTAAGCTCTATCGTAAGAGACTTTTGGCTGACATCAACTATGCTCGCTCTAAAGATTTCTGCAATCTGAATTATCTCTGACCTCATATGCGAATCTGCATCAACTTTTATAAGCACTAATTCCCGTGTCACAGAATCCTCTGGAACAATTTTACTTACCTTAATAACATCAATTAGCTTGTTTAGCTGTTTTTTTACTTGTTCAACTACATTTTCATCTCCGTCAACGACTATGGTCATTCTGGAAATATCAGGATTTTCTGTGGTCCCTACCGCAAGACTGTCAATGTTAAAGCCTCGCCTGCTAAAAAGACCTGCTATCCTGAATAATACGCCGGGTTGGTTTTCTACAAGCACTGAAAGTGTTGTTTTCATGTTATTACCCTCCAATCATTTCATTGATAGGAGAACCGGTCAGCACCATTGGGTATACATTTTTATGAATATCAATAATGCACTCTAATAAAAACGGACCATCATGGGATAGCATAGTATCTATAGCATCAGATACTTCGTCCTGCTTCTCAATTCTCATGGATTTTATGTTATAGCCTTCTGTAATTTTCGTAAAATCAGGAACAAATTTGAAAAATACTTGATTATAGCGCTTATCACAGTAAAATTCTTGAAGCTGTCTTACAAGGCCTAATCCGGAATTATTAAATAAAATCATTTTTACAGGAAGATCATTTTCTACAATCGTAGCCATCTCGTTCAAGTTCATTTGGATACTTCCATCACCGCATATATTAATAACTAAGGCATCCCTGTTTGCAATCTGAACTCCCATAGCCGCAGGTAAACCATAGCCCATGGTGCCTAAGCCGCCTGATGAAATAAAAGTTCTGGGCTTTATAAATTCATAATGCTGAGCAGTCCACATCTGATGCATACCAACTTCAGTTGTGATTATGGCTTTTCCTTTAGTTTTGTCAGAAAGTGTGCGAATTATTTCAATTGGATCTAATTTATCTTTGTCTTCAAGGCCCTTGTATTCGGCTTCCTTTTTAAGATTTGCCGCATATTTATTCCATGTTGAAGGTGCCTTGGGCTGAACATTTTTAGCTATTTCTCCTAAAACCTGCTTTACATCTCCCACTATAGGAATATCCGGTTTAACGTTTTTTCCTATTTCTGCAGGGTCGATGTCAATGTGTATTATTTTAGCCTTTGGAGCAAAACCGTCAATTTTGCCTACGCTCCTGTCGGCAAATCTTGCTCCTGCCGCAATTAGCAAATCTGAGTCGGTAACGATCTTATTAGCCGATGCCAGGCCATGCATGCCAAGCATTCCCATATAAAGCGGATGATCGGATGGAAAAGAGCCTATGCCCATTAGTGTTGTCACAACCGGAATATTAGCCTTTGTTGCAAGCTCAAAAAGTATATCTTCGGCTCCTGCCATGTTTATACCGCCGCCTGCGCAAATAACAGGGCAGCGTGCTTTGTTGATTAATTCTGCAGCTTTTTGTATTTGTTTCGGATGTCCCACAACATTTGGCTTATATCCGCGCAATACGACTTTTTCAGGATATTTGAAATTTATTTTAGCCTCGGCTACATCTTTAGGTAAATCTATCAGCACCGGCCCGGGCCTGCCTGTAGATGCAATATAAAAAGCCTCTTTTACTATCTTTGGAATGTCGTTGGGATTTTTAACAAGATAGTTGTGTTTTGTAAACGGTGCAGTTGCCCCGGTTATGTCAACTTCTTGAAAAACATCTTTACCGATTACAGATGTTGCCACCTGACCGGTAATAGCTACTATCGGAATAGAGTCCATATAAGCTGTCGCAATCCCCGTAACAAGATTAGTTGCCCCGGGACCTGATGTCGCCATACATACTCCTACTTTTCGCGAGACTCTTGCATAGCCGCTGGCCGCATGAGCAGCTCCTTGCTCGCAGCGTGTTAAAATGTGTCGTATCGATGAATCTTTTAAAGCATCATATACCGGCAGTATAGCTCCTCCCGGATATCCGAAAATGTATTCTACCTTCTCAATTTCCAGCGATTTTACAAGGGCCTCTGCTCCTGTCATTTTCATCTACCACACCACCTTTCTTAAGCTGTATATAAAATTAACCCCTCGCCTTGAGATATTATCTCAGGGACGAGGGGTCTTTTCCCGTGGTACCACCCTGTTTTGCCATACCTTGCGGTATAAGCCTTATGAAGTAGAAAACTACTTCATTTTAACGCAATACTGCGGCATCGGACTACTGCTGTTTCGCCCGAGCTGTTCAGGAGCGAGCATCTAATGAATAGGCGGACCGGATTGCACCTTACCCGGCTCTCTTTGCCGCTTTCCTCATTATCCTCTCCATCATTACAATTGATAGTATAAATTTCTTGGTATTGTTATGTATTTTATCACGATTTTCAATTATGTCAAGAGTTATTTTTGATTTGTGTCTTATTCTGCAATAATGTCGTTTTCTACCTCATGGACACGTATAAGATTGGTAGTGCCTGTTACATTTATAGGAACCCCTGCAGTTATAACAACCATGTCTCCATTCTTTACTATTCCGGTATCTAAAGCACCCCTTACTGCTTCAGAAAACATTTCATCAGTTGAAGATGTTTCGCGAACCAGCACCGGGATTACACCATAAACAATTTGAAGTGTTTGTAAGGTTTTTTTTCTGAAAGTGACTGCGATTATCGGAGCAGTCGGCCTGTACTTTGCAACAGCCCTGGCTGTGTATCCTGATTTAGTAGATGTGATAATTGCTGCCGCCTTAATTTCTGCAGCTATGGAACATGTAGCATGGCTTATGGCATCCGTGACCGATTTTGCGATTATCGGTCTTGGATTTTGTGTTCTGTGTTTTGCTCTTTCTACAAGGGCATCATCGGCTTTCTGTGCTATACTTGCCATCATTCTGACAGCCTCCACAGGATACTTTCCGGATGCCGTTTCACCGGACAGCATAATCGCATCGGTTCCATCAAAAATAGCATTTGCCACATCGGTCACTTCAGCTCTGGTAGGACGAGGATTTCTAATCATGGAATCCAACATCTGAGTTGCGGTGACGACAGGCTTTCCTGCTGCGTTGCATTTAGCTATAATTTTCTTTTGTACAAGGGGTATCTCTTGTACAGGTATTTCGACTCCTAAGTCGCCCCGAGCCACCATTATCCCATCAGCAGCATTTATTATTTCATCTATGTTTTGGACTCCTTCACCATTTTCTATTTTTGCGATTATGTGAACTTCTTCTCCACCGTTGGAATTGAGAACTTTTCGGATATCTTTCACATCGGAAGCTTTTCTGACAAAGGATGCTGCGACAAAATCAATTCCCATATTTATTCCGAATATAATATCTTCAATGTCTTTTTTAGATAAGGCAGGTAAGTCCAAGGATTTGCCCGGGATATTTACACCTTGTCTATCAGTTAGAACGCCCCCGTTTACAACCCTGCACACAACTTTTTCTCCTATTATTTCCTTAACACAAAGTTCTATCAAACCATCTGAAAGCAGTATTTTATCACCGGGGACAACCGTTTTAGCTAATTTCTCGTAATTTATAAAGGCCTGTTCTCTATCACCTATCACAGGTGCTGTTGTAAGTATGAAATCCTGTCCGGTTTCAAGGACAGTCTTTCCGCCTTCGAAATTACCCAGGCGAATCTCCGGCCCCTTGGTGTCAAGAAGCAGTGCTACATTTGCATTAAGTTCGCTGCATGCTTCCCTTAGGGCAACAATCTTTTTCGCATGTTCTTCATAATCTCCGTGAGACAGGTTTACTCGGGCAATATTCATGCCTGCTTGAATAAGCCGGGTTATCGTCTCTTTATCCTGACTTGAGGGCCCGAGAGTGCAAATTATTTTCGTCCTGAGCATAAAATCACATCCTCACAGTGATAAAATATCTGCAAGTTCATATAGCTGCATATTCAATGGTTTTGAAACGCTTAGCACTTTTTCGATATCTGTTGCAACAAATTCCCCGTTAACAACTCCGACCATCTTGTCTTTTACATTCTGCGTAATAAGATCCACGGCCTTGCCTCCCATGCTGCTTGCAAGTATTCTGTCGTAGGCTGATGGGTTCCCGCCTCTTTGCAGGTGGCCTAAAATAATCGCCCTTGTTTCAAGACCGGTTTTTTCTTGTATGGTTTTGCCAATTTCTATGCTGTTTCCCGCGCCTTCAGCTACAATAATTATGCTGTGGAGTTTGCCTCTAACATACCCTTGTTTTATTTTTTCGCAAATTGCATCCAGTTCAAAGGGAATTTCCGGCACCAAAATTGTCTCAGCACCGCTTGCGATGCCTGTATACAAGGCTAAATGTCCGGCTCTTCTTCCCATAACTTCTATGACAAAAGTGCGTTCATGGGAAGTGGCTGTATCTCTGACTTTGTTTAGAGCATCTACCACTGTATTTGCCGCGGTATCAAACCCTATGCAATTGTCAGTATATGCTATGTCATTATCTATCGTTGCGGGTATCCCAATAGTTGGCATTCCAAGTTTTGATAGAGCATTAGCGCCTCTTAAAGAGCCATCGCCGCCGATCACCACAAGTCCCTCTATGCCAAAGGCTTCCAGGTTTTTAAGTCCCTTTTCCTGACCCTCTTTAGTCTTAAATTCTTCACATCTTGCCGTAAGAAGCATTGTGCCGCCCCGATGTATTATATCGCCTACAGACCTGAGATCAAGCTTTACAAAATCCGAATTTATAAGGCCTAAAAATCCCCGGTGTATCCCATAAACTTCGATTCCGTTATGAAGAGCCTTTCTGACAACTGCTCTTATAGCTGCATTCATTCCGGGTGCATCGCCGCCACTTGTAAGTATGCCAATTCTGTTCATGATTATTTCTCCTCTCGATTATAAGTTCTTTTCTAATATAAAATTTTGAACTTCTTCAGCCTCTGATTCAGGAACCAATATTTCGATATAGCAGCCGTGTTTCTTACTTTTCATTACCTCTCTTGTTGTCACTAGGAAACCTTCGTTTTTTATAGCCTCTGCCACTTTATAAGCGGTATCTTCATCTGAGGCTATGTATACAACAGTCCACAAAGTTACGGCCTCCTTTTCTCGATTTTGCCAATGCAACCAAGTCATTGATTCTCTTTTACTGATAATCTATCTAAAAACATGTAATTTTTTAGGCCGGTCATTTTAGAAAATATACTTAGATTATCTGAAGAAATTCCTAATTTATCCTTTAAAATAAAGCTCCTTCCGCTGTCTGAAAGGTGTATCACTACAGGGGTATCGCCGGGGTACATCGCCGAAAATTCCCTTACGCCGTCCAGGTTTATATCTTCATTTTCTGATACAGAAAATACTACCGGTTTTGCAGAGTTATTTTCTTTTAGAGGAATTATTTCCTCGGCAATAACCTTTAAAGATTCGTCCTCTTTATAGCTTAGCCTGCCCTTTACATAAATTTTTGAGTCCGTAAACAGATATGATTTGTACTTTTCAAAAATCGTTGGGAAAATTATAATCTCTATCGTTCCGGTTAAGTCTTCAAGTGTTGCAAAGGCCATTAAATTATTATTCTTTGTAACCTTTGTCTTGATTTCTGTTAAAAGTCCCCCTATAGTCACTGCCATATTGTCTTGAACAGTAGTAGGATCGTTCTTATCTTTGCTGTAAAATGTAACATTCCTTGCCAATTCTTCTTCGTGTTCTAAGAGCGGATGGCCGCTTAAATAAATACCCAACATTTCTTTTTCCATTGCAAGAAGTTCTACTTTTGGATATTCCGGCATGTCAGGTAAGGTTTCTTTAAATGACGGGGTATCATCTAGTATGTCAAAAATTGAAATTTGATTTTTCATATTCTGTTTTTGTTGTTTTTGAATATTTGTCAAAGTAGTTTCATAAATTGCCAATAATTGAGATCTTTTTGCTCCGATTGATGAAAATGCACCACTTTTTATTAGGCTTTCTACTGCTTTTTTATTTAAATCTCCGGAAACTTTTTCAGCAAAGTCAGTAAAAGACACAAATTTACCTTTTTCTTTTCGCGCTTTGATAATTGCCCTTGCCACATTTTGGCCGACATTTTTTACGGCAGTAAGCCCAAATCTTATTTTATTGGAAACAACAGTAAAATTTTCATAGCTTTCATTTATATCAGGAGGCAGAACCTCTATTCCCATTCTACTGCATTCGCTTATATAATAAGCAACTTTATCTGCATTGTCAATCACACTAGTCAGGAGAGCCGCCATAAATTCTACCGGAAAATGGGCTTTAAGATATGCGGTTTGGTATGCTATAACCGCATAAGCTGCTGTATGTGCTTTGTTGAAACCATAACCTGCAAAATAGGATATTTCGTCAAAGATTTTGCCTGCTGTTATTTTATCGATTCCGTTTTTCACGCATCCCTGTATGAAAGACTCCCGCTGAGCTGCCATAACATCTTGTTTTTTCTTTCCCATGGCTTTGCGCAGGATATCTGCTTGAGCAAGGGAAAAGCCTGCCAGCTGCTGGGCAATCTGCATTGCCTGTTCCTGATAAAGGATAATTCCATATGTTTCATCAAGTATGGGTTTTAGTGCGGGATGCAAATAATGAATCTCTTTTTGGCCATTTTTACTTTTTATAAATTCCTCGGCTGCTCCGCTTCCTAAGGGGCCAGGCCTATAAAGTCCGATTATTGCAGCTACATCCTGAAAAGATTCAGGCTGAAGCTCTGTAAGTAAGTTTCTCATGCCGGCACTTTCAAGTTGAAATACACCTGCTGTATTCCCACGGCTTAGCATTTCATAAACCTTTTTGTCGTCTAACGGTAGTTTATCAAGGTCTATCTCAATATTCTTTGTGTGGCGCACTATATTTATGGCATCTCTAATGACCGTAAGGGTTCGAAGTCCTAAAAAGTCCATCTTTAGAAGTCCCAGTTCTTCAAGAGCCGTCATCGTATATTGAGTAGCTATAACGCTATCTGCATCACCGATTTTATGAAGCGGCACATGCTCTACAATAGGATCTTTTGAAATAACAACACCTGCAGCATGGGTTGATGCGTGGCGTGGAAATCCTTCAAGAGCCTTTGCTACATCCAAAAGTCTCTTTACTCTTTCATTTTCATTATACATTTTATTTAGTTCGGGATTCATTTCCAATGCCTGTTTAATTGTTATGCCTATTTCCTGAGGTATCATTTTTGCAATCGTGTCTACCTCACCGTAAGGATAGCCCATAACTCTGCCCACATCTCGTATGGCAGCTCTTGCCGCCATAGTTCCGAACGTGACGATTTGTGCCACTCTATTTTCGCCATATTTCTTTACAACATAATCTATAACTTCTTGACGTCTTTCGAAACAGAAGTCCACATCAATATCAGGCATTGAAACTCTTTCGGGATTGAGAAAGCGTTCAAATAAAAGATTATATTTCAGTGGATCGATATTTGTTATATGCAAACAATATGCCACAAGGCTTCCTGCGGCAGATCCCCTTCCGGGCCCCACCATTATTCCGTTTTGCCTTGCATAGTTTATAAAGTCCCACACTATCAAAAAATAGCTGGAATAGCCCATCTTTTTAATTGTATCAAGTTCATAATCTAGGCGTTCTTTAATTTTTTCCGTTATAACCGGATATCTGTCATGGGCACCTTCATAGCAAAGTTTTTCCAAGTAATCATCTTGAGTATACCCTTCCGGCACATCAAAGGTGGGAAGATGAATTGTATTAAAATCCAGTTTTACATTGCACTTTTCTGCAATTTCAACTGTATTTTTTATAGCATCAGGCGCATAGGCAAAAAGATTGGACATTTCCTGTGCTGATTTTAAGTAAAACTCTGAGGTCTGAAACTTCA
Coding sequences within:
- a CDS encoding DNA polymerase III subunit alpha, with translation MSEFVHLHVHTNYSLLDGACEIERLAKHLSDLKMKSVAITDHGVMYGVVDFYKTMLSYGIKPIIGCEVYMAARTMQDREPGIDDNLYHLVLLAKDETGYKNLMKLVSLGFIEGFYYKPRVDIEVLKNHSEGLIALSACLAGKIPSQLLAGNYDEAKKTAENFNEIFGNGNFYLELQDHGILEQRKIIKDILRLSKETGIPLVATNDIHYIDKEDAMVQDALLCIQTGKTLDDENRMKFQTSEFYLKSAQEMSNLFAYAPDAIKNTVEIAEKCNVKLDFNTIHLPTFDVPEGYTQDDYLEKLCYEGAHDRYPVITEKIKERLDYELDTIKKMGYSSYFLIVWDFINYARQNGIMVGPGRGSAAGSLVAYCLHITNIDPLKYNLLFERFLNPERVSMPDIDVDFCFERRQEVIDYVVKKYGENRVAQIVTFGTMAARAAIRDVGRVMGYPYGEVDTIAKMIPQEIGITIKQALEMNPELNKMYNENERVKRLLDVAKALEGFPRHASTHAAGVVISKDPIVEHVPLHKIGDADSVIATQYTMTALEELGLLKMDFLGLRTLTVIRDAINIVRHTKNIEIDLDKLPLDDKKVYEMLSRGNTAGVFQLESAGMRNLLTELQPESFQDVAAIIGLYRPGPLGSGAAEEFIKSKNGQKEIHYLHPALKPILDETYGIILYQEQAMQIAQQLAGFSLAQADILRKAMGKKKQDVMAAQRESFIQGCVKNGIDKITAGKIFDEISYFAGYGFNKAHTAAYAVIAYQTAYLKAHFPVEFMAALLTSVIDNADKVAYYISECSRMGIEVLPPDINESYENFTVVSNKIRFGLTAVKNVGQNVARAIIKARKEKGKFVSFTDFAEKVSGDLNKKAVESLIKSGAFSSIGAKRSQLLAIYETTLTNIQKQQKQNMKNQISIFDILDDTPSFKETLPDMPEYPKVELLAMEKEMLGIYLSGHPLLEHEEELARNVTFYSKDKNDPTTVQDNMAVTIGGLLTEIKTKVTKNNNLMAFATLEDLTGTIEIIIFPTIFEKYKSYLFTDSKIYVKGRLSYKEDESLKVIAEEIIPLKENNSAKPVVFSVSENEDINLDGVREFSAMYPGDTPVVIHLSDSGRSFILKDKLGISSDNLSIFSKMTGLKNYMFLDRLSVKENQ